In Streptomyces longhuiensis, the following proteins share a genomic window:
- a CDS encoding alpha-ketoglutarate-dependent dioxygenase AlkB gives MATHQLQGSLFDQGDDVRLSPLDGVRRTMLGDGAWIDLLPGWLSGADALFEQLATEVPWKAERRQMYERVVDVPRLLAFYGEGEPLPHPVLDEARRTLSAHYAAELGEPFTTAGLCHYRDGRDSVAWHGDRIGRGAREDTMVAILSVGAPRDLLLRPRDGGDVVRRPLGHGDLIVMGGSCQRTWEHAVPKTTRAAGGRISIQFRPHGVQ, from the coding sequence ATGGCAACGCACCAACTCCAGGGGTCCCTGTTCGACCAGGGCGACGACGTGCGACTGAGCCCGCTGGACGGGGTCCGCAGGACCATGCTCGGCGACGGCGCCTGGATCGACCTGCTGCCGGGCTGGCTCAGCGGCGCCGACGCCCTGTTCGAGCAGCTCGCCACGGAGGTGCCGTGGAAGGCCGAACGGCGCCAGATGTACGAGCGGGTCGTGGACGTGCCGCGCCTGCTCGCCTTCTACGGCGAGGGCGAGCCGCTCCCGCACCCCGTCCTCGACGAGGCCCGACGGACACTGTCGGCGCACTACGCGGCCGAGCTCGGGGAACCCTTCACGACGGCCGGGCTGTGCCACTACCGCGACGGCCGCGACAGCGTCGCCTGGCACGGCGACCGCATCGGGCGCGGCGCCCGCGAGGACACCATGGTCGCCATCCTCTCCGTGGGAGCGCCGCGCGATCTGCTGCTGCGCCCACGCGACGGCGGCGACGTGGTCCGCCGGCCGCTGGGCCACGGCGATCTGATCGTGATGGGCGGCTCCTGCCAGCGGACGTGGGAGCACGCCGTCCCGAAGACGACGCGGGCCGCGGGCGGCCGGATCAGCATCCAGTTCCGGCCGCACGGGGTGCAGTGA
- a CDS encoding TOPRIM nucleotidyl transferase/hydrolase domain-containing protein, with protein MDEMRRFRRAAGAWAAHGGDDGPAAQAARELAVAAGVRKVVLVEGESDLVAVEALARRRGRRLDEEGVAVLPLGGAMSIGRFLAVCGPDGLDVTVAGLCDAGEEHYFRSVLERTGPRPHLTHADMEKLGFYVCVADLEDELIRGLGVDTVQEVLDIEGDLRSFRTFQKQPAQRERGVERQLRRFMGTHSGRKAQYARSLVERFDLDRVPRPLDRLLAHV; from the coding sequence GTGGACGAGATGAGACGGTTCCGTCGGGCGGCCGGGGCGTGGGCGGCGCACGGAGGTGATGACGGGCCGGCCGCACAGGCGGCCCGCGAGCTGGCCGTCGCGGCCGGTGTGCGCAAGGTCGTCCTGGTCGAGGGGGAGAGCGACCTGGTCGCCGTCGAGGCGCTGGCCCGGCGGCGCGGGCGCAGGCTCGACGAGGAGGGCGTCGCGGTGCTGCCGCTCGGCGGCGCGATGAGCATCGGGCGGTTCCTCGCCGTGTGCGGCCCGGACGGGCTCGACGTCACCGTCGCCGGGCTGTGCGACGCGGGCGAGGAACACTACTTCCGCAGTGTCCTGGAGCGGACCGGCCCGCGCCCCCACCTCACCCACGCGGACATGGAGAAGCTCGGCTTCTACGTCTGCGTCGCGGACCTGGAGGACGAGCTGATTCGCGGCCTCGGCGTGGACACCGTGCAGGAAGTCCTGGACATCGAGGGCGACTTGAGGTCCTTCCGCACCTTCCAGAAGCAGCCGGCGCAGCGGGAGCGGGGCGTGGAGCGGCAGTTGCGGCGGTTCATGGGGACGCACAGCGGCCGCAAGGCGCAGTACGCGCGCTCACTCGTGGAGCGGTTCGACCTCGACCGGGTGCCACGCCCTCTGGACCGGCTCCTCGCGCATGTCTGA
- a CDS encoding VWA domain-containing protein: MSATAAGVPERLTALVQALRSHGVRIGTGETVDAGLAVEALGLTDREHLREGLAAALLHSEGQRAVFDPVFDLYFPRSVGAPQDTRHESGAGRAWRDSDTADLRERLAAALAANDQELLDQLAAEAVDGLGGYGTANGAGGPGGSGGSGPSSRSDGWSSHQTLARLRPETLLARILAGIRAGAAGEDEFTDRLQADEIRRRIQAFRGRVGSEARRRVAERRGTDEIARRAIAPTADRVDFLIAGRAQLDELRRAVQPLARMLATRLAARRRRAARGRIDLRRTLRGSLSTGGVPMRPVLRRRRPARPELVLLCDVSGSVAGFANFTMLLVQALHDQFSKVRVFAFVNRVDEVTDLIGRDAAGPEGLSARILSAAAVTGWHGSSDYGTSLGEFAERYADAVGPRSTVFVLGDARTNMSDPNTGALRDVTGRARKVYWLNPERRSLWDTGDSAADTYAEIVEMHECRNAQQLSALIARLLPV; encoded by the coding sequence GTGAGCGCGACGGCGGCCGGCGTCCCGGAGCGGCTCACCGCCCTCGTGCAGGCGCTGCGCTCGCACGGCGTCCGGATCGGCACCGGCGAGACCGTCGACGCCGGGCTCGCCGTCGAGGCGCTCGGCCTGACCGACCGCGAGCACCTGCGCGAGGGCCTGGCGGCGGCGCTGCTGCACAGCGAGGGGCAGCGGGCCGTCTTCGACCCCGTCTTCGATCTGTACTTCCCCCGGAGTGTCGGCGCCCCGCAGGACACACGGCACGAGTCCGGCGCCGGGCGTGCCTGGCGGGACTCCGACACGGCCGACCTGCGCGAGCGGCTCGCCGCCGCGCTCGCCGCCAACGACCAGGAACTGCTGGACCAGTTGGCGGCCGAAGCGGTGGACGGCCTCGGCGGCTACGGCACGGCGAACGGGGCGGGCGGCCCGGGCGGATCCGGAGGATCGGGTCCGTCCAGCCGCTCGGACGGCTGGTCCTCGCACCAGACGCTGGCACGGCTGCGCCCGGAGACCCTGCTCGCCCGGATCCTCGCCGGGATCCGGGCCGGGGCCGCCGGCGAGGACGAGTTCACCGACCGGCTGCAGGCGGACGAGATCCGGCGCCGTATCCAGGCGTTCCGCGGGCGCGTGGGCAGCGAGGCGCGGCGCCGGGTCGCCGAGCGTCGCGGCACCGACGAGATCGCCCGCCGCGCCATCGCCCCGACCGCGGACCGCGTCGACTTCCTCATCGCGGGGCGCGCCCAGCTGGATGAGCTCCGCAGGGCGGTTCAGCCCCTGGCCCGCATGCTGGCCACCCGTCTCGCCGCCCGCCGGCGCCGGGCCGCGCGCGGGCGGATCGACCTGCGCCGCACGCTCCGTGGGTCCCTGTCGACGGGCGGCGTCCCGATGCGGCCCGTGCTGCGCCGCCGCCGTCCCGCCCGTCCCGAACTCGTCCTCCTGTGCGACGTGTCCGGCTCGGTCGCGGGGTTCGCCAACTTCACGATGCTGCTGGTGCAGGCACTGCACGACCAGTTCAGCAAGGTGCGGGTGTTCGCCTTCGTCAACCGCGTCGACGAGGTGACCGACCTCATCGGCCGCGACGCGGCCGGGCCCGAGGGGCTGAGCGCGCGCATCCTCTCGGCGGCGGCCGTGACGGGCTGGCACGGAAGCAGCGACTACGGCACGTCGCTGGGCGAGTTCGCCGAGCGGTACGCGGACGCGGTCGGCCCGCGCAGCACCGTGTTCGTCCTGGGCGACGCCCGTACGAACATGAGCGACCCCAACACGGGGGCGCTGCGGGACGTCACCGGGCGCGCCCGCAAGGTCTATTGGCTCAACCCCGAACGGCGCTCGCTGTGGGACACCGGCGACTCGGCGGCCGACACGTACGCGGAGATCGTCGAGATGCACGAGTGCCGCAACGCCCAGCAGCTGAGCGCGCTGATCGCGCGGCTGCTGCCTGTCTGA
- a CDS encoding AAA family ATPase encodes MTSGYFTSVDDVSARLAATGYLASPAVATTVFLADRLGKPLLVEGPAGVGKTELAKAVAEVAGATLVRLQCYEGVDESRALYEWNHAKQLLRITAGRDESWDETRTDIFSEEFLLPRPLLTAIRGSDPKVLLIDETDKADVEVEGLLLEVLSDFQVTVPELGTISATRRPFTVLTSNASRELSEALRRRCLFLHIGFPEEELERRIVRLKVPGLDEALAQAVVRVVGALRAMDLRKVPSVAETIDWARTLLALGAGTLDEEVVRDTLGVVLKHQEDVLKAAAKLDLDAV; translated from the coding sequence ATGACGTCCGGGTACTTCACGTCCGTCGACGATGTGTCCGCGCGGCTCGCCGCGACGGGCTACCTGGCGTCCCCCGCGGTGGCCACCACGGTCTTCCTCGCCGACCGCCTCGGCAAGCCGCTCCTCGTCGAGGGCCCCGCGGGCGTCGGCAAGACCGAACTGGCCAAGGCCGTCGCCGAGGTCGCGGGCGCCACCCTCGTCCGGCTCCAGTGCTACGAGGGCGTGGACGAATCGCGCGCCCTGTACGAGTGGAACCACGCCAAGCAGCTCCTGCGCATCACGGCGGGCCGCGACGAGTCGTGGGACGAGACCCGTACGGACATCTTCAGCGAGGAGTTCCTGCTGCCGCGCCCGCTGCTGACGGCGATCCGCGGCAGCGACCCCAAGGTGCTGCTCATCGACGAGACCGACAAGGCCGACGTCGAGGTGGAGGGCCTGCTCCTGGAGGTGCTCAGCGACTTCCAGGTGACGGTGCCCGAACTCGGCACGATCAGCGCGACGCGCCGCCCGTTCACCGTCCTCACCTCCAACGCGAGCCGTGAGCTGTCCGAGGCGCTGCGCCGGCGCTGCCTTTTCCTCCACATCGGCTTCCCCGAGGAGGAGTTGGAGCGCCGGATCGTGCGCCTCAAGGTGCCGGGGCTCGACGAGGCGCTGGCGCAGGCCGTGGTGCGGGTGGTCGGTGCGCTGCGCGCGATGGACCTGCGGAAGGTGCCGTCGGTCGCGGAGACCATCGACTGGGCCCGCACGCTCCTCGCGCTCGGCGCCGGAACCCTCGACGAGGAGGTCGTACGCGACACGCTCGGCGTGGTCCTCAAGCATCAGGAGGACGTGCTGAAGGCGGCGGCCAAGCTGGACCTGGACGCCGTGTGA
- a CDS encoding winged helix-turn-helix transcriptional regulator, with the protein MRRTSFANWPCSIARTMDLLGDWWTPLVLREAFYGIKRFDVFQAELGIARNTLADRLRRLVDEGLMEKRAYQHEPVRYDYVLTDMGRDFFGVLAAMNRWGDRWLAEEAGPPVVFHHDRCGQEGHAEVVCSECKEPMTAEDTRPRLGPGYPPRLADRPDIKARFSG; encoded by the coding sequence ATGAGGCGGACCTCCTTTGCCAACTGGCCCTGCTCCATCGCCCGCACCATGGACCTGCTCGGCGACTGGTGGACGCCGCTCGTCCTGCGTGAGGCGTTCTACGGGATCAAGCGGTTCGACGTGTTCCAGGCGGAGCTCGGCATCGCGCGCAACACCCTGGCCGACCGGCTCCGGCGCCTCGTGGACGAGGGGCTCATGGAGAAGCGGGCCTATCAGCACGAGCCCGTCCGCTACGACTACGTGCTCACGGACATGGGGCGCGACTTCTTCGGAGTGCTCGCCGCCATGAACCGCTGGGGCGACCGCTGGCTCGCGGAGGAGGCCGGACCGCCCGTCGTCTTCCACCACGACCGGTGCGGCCAGGAGGGCCACGCCGAGGTCGTGTGCAGCGAGTGCAAGGAGCCGATGACGGCCGAGGACACGCGCCCCCGTCTCGGTCCGGGCTACCCGCCCCGACTGGCCGACCGCCCCGACATCAAGGCACGCTTCAGCGGCTGA
- a CDS encoding SRPBCC family protein gives MEWTGARYADRPTVEVRRRVLASPERVWEFVSDIDLMPTLSAELQSVAWLDGAAGPTLGARFAGRSKHESLGEWQTTSYVVRCEAPRVFAWAVEDPEQPSALWKFTLTPLDDGGTELAQWMQLGPGRSGLSYAIDRMPEKEQKIVFVRLREFERSISATLDAIKDLAEGGPAPEGRGE, from the coding sequence ATGGAGTGGACGGGCGCGCGCTACGCCGACAGACCGACGGTCGAGGTCCGCAGAAGGGTCCTGGCGTCGCCGGAGCGGGTGTGGGAGTTCGTCTCCGACATCGACCTGATGCCCACGCTCAGCGCCGAACTCCAGTCGGTCGCCTGGCTGGACGGCGCGGCGGGACCCACGCTCGGTGCACGGTTCGCCGGACGCAGCAAGCACGAGTCGCTGGGGGAGTGGCAGACCACCTCGTACGTCGTCCGGTGTGAGGCGCCCCGCGTGTTCGCCTGGGCGGTCGAGGACCCCGAACAGCCCAGCGCCCTCTGGAAGTTCACCCTGACACCGCTCGACGACGGCGGCACCGAGCTGGCCCAGTGGATGCAGCTCGGCCCCGGCCGCTCCGGGCTCTCGTACGCGATCGACCGGATGCCGGAGAAGGAGCAGAAGATCGTGTTCGTGCGGCTGCGGGAGTTCGAGCGGAGCATCAGCGCCACGCTCGACGCGATCAAGGACCTGGCCGAGGGCGGCCCGGCTCCGGAAGGGCGGGGCGAGTGA